The following nucleotide sequence is from Opitutales bacterium.
GATCAAAGCGCGCACGATACACTATAGAAAAAAGGATCAAACCGCTTCGATTGCTCTGAGTGTACCAAGTTACAGAATTACGCCAATAAACCTGTTCCTAAGATTCAGGCGTGAAACGGATGCACTACTCACCTTGCAACTGGCATCCGACGCTCGCATTGAAAACCTTGTGGAGACCTCATGAATATCGCAGTGGTAAATACCGCCGTTCCTTTCACTCGAGGCGGCGCCGAGATTCATGCAGACCACTTGGTAACAGCTCTAAATAATGCCGGGCACCGAGCCGAACTCGTTACCATACCTTTTAATTGGCGCACGCCATGGAGTATCGCAGATCATCTCATGGCCGTTCGGCTAATGGATATCGAATACGTCAATGGCATAAGCGTTGATAGAGTAATTGGACTTCGATTCCCCGCTTATCACATCAGGCACCCAAATAAGGTACTCTGGGTAATCCACCAATACCGATCCGCTTTTGATACCTGGAAACATCTCAATGCAGACTTGGCATCTCAACAGGGTGGTGCCGCTTTAAGAAACTATATCTCTGATGAGGAATCCGAGCTTCTGAACAAATCAGCAGCGGTCTTCACAAATTCCAGAAATGTTTCCGAACGGATGAAACGCTACTGCAATTTTGAAGCGCCCCCACTCTATCACCCACCTGGTCTAGCCGACCTACTCAGTCCCGGAGAAGCCGAACCATTTTTTCTTGTTCCAGGTCGAGTGGAACGACTCAAGCGCCCGGATCTTATTGTTTCAGCACTCGAAAAAACCCAAAAACCCGTCCAACTGGTCTTTGCCGGACAACTGGACAACAGCCCT
It contains:
- a CDS encoding glycosyltransferase family 4 protein, translating into MNIAVVNTAVPFTRGGAEIHADHLVTALNNAGHRAELVTIPFNWRTPWSIADHLMAVRLMDIEYVNGISVDRVIGLRFPAYHIRHPNKVLWVIHQYRSAFDTWKHLNADLASQQGGAALRNYISDEESELLNKSAAVFTNSRNVSERMKRYCNFEAPPLYHPPGLADLLSPGEAEPFFLVPGRVERLKRPDLIVSALEKTQKPVQLVFAGQLDNSPNGKAIQKTIKRSSARDRIQLLGYVRNTVLVDLYKRTRAVVYCPYDEDYGYVPLEAMLSQKPVITTKDSGGCTEFVSGDNGWVCEPEVAAIAQAMDIAWESPLDCKKRGENGYAFYQSLNISWEHVVQTLMQ